The nucleotide sequence GTCGATCACGACATAGCGCAGCAAGCGCTCGGTAACATCGTGGGTGAAGGTGATGGGAGAGGCCAGCATGACGATCCGGAACAGATGAGCACGGGAAGCGCTCTATAACAGAAAAGCATCATTCCGGGGCACCAGCCGGAATGACGCTTTTGCTGCAATCAGTGGTAAGCGTCGGTCAGACGGCTTCCTTGAGTTCCTTGGCGGCGCGGAAGGCGACTTTCTTGCTGGCCTTGATCTGGATCGGCTCGCCGGTGGCGGGATTGCGCCCGGTGCGGGCGGCGCGCTTGCGGACCTGGAGGATGCCGAGGCCCACGATACGAATGCGCTCGCCCTTCTTCAGGTGCTTTGCAATTTTGCCAACCATGTCGGTCAGGATCGCCTCGGCGGCTTTCTTCGACAGGTCATGTTCCTCGGCCAGCGCCGCTGCCAGATGTTTGAGTGTGATGGTGGCTGGAGTCGCTGCTTTCTTCGCCATATCTGGCCCTCCTTGTTGGTTGAATGGCTCAAGCGCGTTCGTTCGATACCGGTCCGTGCCCACCGGGGTTCCCATACAACCAGAGCGGGGAGGATTTCAAGAAATCCAGACGTAGCAGGCCTTAAACGATTCGCCCGATCGCTGCCTGCGCAGTTTAGCCTGAAAACAGGCCATTATCTGCACCACAATCGCAGAAGCGCCCGTCTGGCGCAGGGATTCGCAACGTCCTTGACTAAGCGGGGGCGGGCCTTTATGCCCTCGGTTCTGCGCGGATCAGAACATGATTACGGCATCCGCGGGAGTAGCTCAGTTGGTTAGAGCGCCGCCCTGTCACGGCGGAGGCCGCGGGTTCGAGTCCCGTCTCTCGCGCCATTATTTCAATGGCTTGATACCGATCTCTTCACAACCAGCCGCAAACAAAAAGGCCGCCCGAAGGCGGCCGTTTTATTCCATTGAGTTTGTTCGACTTAACGGACCGTCGAGGTGTTCGCGCTGGTGATGACCACTGCCTTGCCGGCCTTCACAACTTGGGCAGTCTGGCTGTACTCCGAACTTGTCCGAGCCGAGATGCCGAAAGCGGCAACCGCGATGCCAGCCACGAGAGCGACAACCACGATCTTCAGGTGGGTAGAGCGATCCGCTGAGTGAATGGAGTGGTTCATGTGATGCCTCCCGGACGCCTTTGACGTCCTGTGTTGGCTAGCGATGTACGCCCTATCTGTTTCAGGATGGTTTCGCGGTTTCGGCAAAATGGTTTCATTCGGCCGGTTTTTGGCCGGTTTTCCGCCGAATATCCGTGATGTATATCACATACAGATCGCCCGGCCGACAGCGACGCGGGCCGTGAGGACGCCGGCTGGGATTAAAACGATAATAAAAACAAGGGGAAGGGGCCCGGCTTTCCGGATCAACTCGCCCGCCGGATATCGGCGCGTATCGATCGTGCCGCCCAGATGAACAACAACGCTCCGACCGTGGTCGTGACCGCAGCCGACAGCAGCGAATACCGCACGGCTTGGGTGCCAAAATCGTTCTTCAGCGCGTCGTTGAGCATGCCGACCGCGAGCGGCCCTATGCGTTCGTTCTTGCTGAAGAGATCGGCAACGATCGACTGCGAGGCGGGTGTGCCACCGGGCTCGCCGATGCCGACGCCGATACGTGCCAGCGCCAGCGTCGCCACGCTCGAGGCCATGCCGCAGAAAACCGTCATCGCGCTCCAGAATGCCAACGCGATCGAGACGATGTTGCGGCGGTTGAAGCGGTCGGCGAGGCGCGCGATCGGGATGCCGAGCAGCGAATAGAACAGCACGAAGCCGAAGCCCGCCAATAGGCCCATCGTGGTGTCGCTGAGCGCAAACTCCTTTTTGATCGGCTCGATCAGGACGTTGAAAATGGTGCGGTCGAGGAAGTTCAGCGCATAGATGACGGTCAACAGCGCCAGCACGTAATATCGCCGGATCGAGGGCTTTGCGGCGGCTTCGGTTCGTAAGGCCGCCTGTGGTGCGAGATCGACCATGGTTTCCCCCTCGATATTTTTCTTGTTGGACGTGCCGGCTCACGCCTCGCGTATGAAATTCCCCGCCTCGAATTCGACCGGCGCCGCGTTTGAATCAAAGGAAACGCCGATCGGATCGCGGCCGGCGGCAATCGCCTCGAGCTGATCGCTCAGCATCCGCCGGATCATCAGGATGCCGCGGTCGCTCTGGCCAAAGTGTTCTTCCGAGTGCAGCGTCACCGGCCCTGGCCGACCTGCGCTTCGTAATCGCCGGGAAATTGCTGGTGCTCGCGTTCGGTCATGTCCCACCAGAACTTGCCGTTGAATTTGGAGCGCATCCGTCCGATGTCGCCCGAATTCTTCACGCGGCCCGCGACATAGATGCGGAAGGTCGTGTCGTCGATCGGCAGCGTCCAGCCGATCGGTGGCGTCGGCAACAAGTCCGACCGGGTGCCAGTAGCGCCGCAGCAACTCGCCCATCGGCGTGCCACGGCCGACCGAGGTCAGCTCGGTCCGGGTGGTGGACGGCTTCATGGCATAGCCGGTCCCGAGATCGCGATCCCGCTGCGTAATGGTCATGCCGCTTCCTCCCGCCACGGCTTTTGGCGCCATGGTCGTTTGATCTCCGAGTGAAAAATAGATCGATGACAATGTCAACGATTTTAATGTCGTATCGCTCGATTGACTTGTCCGATAGCGATCGCGACTGACCTTGGCATCGGCCCGCTTTGTTGGCAGAGGTTGGGGATGAGCCAGAAGTCGGGCAAGCAGACCTCGCCTCCGCCCGCTGCGGGGAATGACGAGGCATTGGCGCCGATTACCGTGATGATGTCGTCGCGGCTGATGGTGCTGGCCAACCTGCTCAAGCGCGGCGCGATCCTGCGCTACAAGCGGCTGGCGGGGCTGTCCTCGGTGGAGTTCGGTTTGGTCGCCTCGCTGGGCCGGCGGCCGCCGATGAGTGTTGTACGGCTGGCGGAAGCGGTCGGCATGGACAAGGGGCAGATCAGCCGGGCGCTGGCGGAACTGGTCTCGCGCAAGCTGGCGGCCAAGGAGGTCAATCCAAGGGACAACCGCGAGACGCTGGTTTGCCTGACCAAAGCGGGACTGGCGGCTCATGACACCATTGTGGCAGGCGCGCAGGAACGCAATCGGCGCCTCCTGGAACAGCTCAGTAAGGACGAACTCAAGGTGCTGCTCGACCAGATCGACCGCCTGACCGACACGGCCGCCCAGATGCTCGCGGACGAGAAGGATTTGAACTGAAATTCGGCACCTTGCGGCGCGGCGCGCGTTGGTTAGGCGAGGCAGGAACGCAACACTTTTTCGGGTTCTGCCGGTGCGCCAAGGGCAGGCGAGGCCGTCAAGATGGCTTGTCTTGCGCCCTCTGTTGCGCTGCGCTAAGCCAAGAATAATTCCAATCAACGAATCTGCGGCCAAATCCGCAGGAAAAGGCACCGCCGATGACCGGCATCCTGCAAAATTACCTTCCGCTTGTGGTGTTTATCGGGGTGGCAAGCCTGATCGGTTTGGCGCTCCTGATCGCCCCGTTCCTGGTCGCGTTCCAGCAGCCGGATCCGGAAAAGCTGTCCGCCTATGAATGCGGATTCAACGCATTCGACGACGCCCGCATGAAGTTCGACGTCCGCTTCTACCTGGTCGCGATCCTCTTCATCATTTTCGACCTTGAAGTGGCGTTCCTGTTCCCGTGGGCGGTCGCGTTCGGCAAGCTCGGTGCCACCGGCTTCTGGTCCATGATGGTGTTCCTCGCCGTCCTCACGGTCGGCTTTGCTTATGAGTGGAAGAAAGGCGCGCTCGAATGGGACTGAGCCCGACAGCAACAGGTTCTTCGCCTGATATTGCGCAGGCGCCGAAGGGCATTCTCGATCCCTCGAC is from Bradyrhizobium sp. AZCC 2176 and encodes:
- a CDS encoding NADH-quinone oxidoreductase subunit A; the encoded protein is MTGILQNYLPLVVFIGVASLIGLALLIAPFLVAFQQPDPEKLSAYECGFNAFDDARMKFDVRFYLVAILFIIFDLEVAFLFPWAVAFGKLGATGFWSMMVFLAVLTVGFAYEWKKGALEWD
- a CDS encoding HU family DNA-binding protein, encoding MAKKAATPATITLKHLAAALAEEHDLSKKAAEAILTDMVGKIAKHLKKGERIRIVGLGILQVRKRAARTGRNPATGEPIQIKASKKVAFRAAKELKEAV
- a CDS encoding MarR family winged helix-turn-helix transcriptional regulator, which gives rise to MSQKSGKQTSPPPAAGNDEALAPITVMMSSRLMVLANLLKRGAILRYKRLAGLSSVEFGLVASLGRRPPMSVVRLAEAVGMDKGQISRALAELVSRKLAAKEVNPRDNRETLVCLTKAGLAAHDTIVAGAQERNRRLLEQLSKDELKVLLDQIDRLTDTAAQMLADEKDLN